In Candidatus Nitrosarchaeum limnium SFB1, the following proteins share a genomic window:
- a CDS encoding solute binding protein-like protein, translating to MKLLLVFILAFVLIFLIDNNSFADKSTFFDSVKFIQYLDENTALEEVRNGNLDIYYDKISPDRLSEQKSREGLKVFDSAGGSYSILVNPAESNEFNPFSLKEVRFALNYLIDRKLIVNELMGGYGAPTVSYYSPSDPEYVTVLKQLETFNFRYNPSLAEEIISNALNEKGAIKSDGQWKINQKPIEITVFIRSDDPIRKSIGEILSSELKKMGFVVKKDFGDLNKAFVVVYGSNPKELKWSLYTEGWGRSAFVRYDSVGLAQMYSPWVSNMPGFNNPSFWNYKNEYLDNITQKIYSGDFESEEQRAELIQKGIAEGIDQSVRIFIASKIDQYVANEKMDGIVNDLGAGVPSRFTPINSRSEHKELLIGVKEINQGSWNPVMGLSDTNSRKIWGIISDPITFKHPFTGKTIPIRADWDVETAGPDGKIKLPNDAKIWNPIEHRWNEVSPDSQATSKVRFNFKFSNWHDGQKMNMDDILHSLYFTLEWGVKTDENDKTYDAEFTPIVSQSIQTIIGIKVIDENTIDVYVNYWHFDKGEIAEWASLWSTVPWEISAAMEQAVLDGKASFSRSGATNKNISWISLIVPNDAQMIKIYLDEFSEKKFIPKSLESSKIGFDYFNGRYNAASKWITEHNHAVISNGPFYLSAYSPESRTITVNAFDDQTYPFKEGHWAEFESTVFPEIVKVNVPDIVEKESELNIDVETIHADSLLYFIIGNNKNSTLSEIIKIDKNFTEINISGEGVEKLGVGAKDLKIFAISNSVLKPDYYSTGFLVVKNKDTLPEINQVNIEFNRKDNFEAIWLIVIGICVIIGVSYIKKEKIID from the coding sequence ATGAAATTATTGCTAGTATTCATACTAGCATTTGTACTGATATTTTTAATTGACAACAATTCATTTGCGGATAAAAGTACATTTTTTGATTCTGTAAAATTCATTCAGTATTTAGACGAAAATACCGCACTTGAAGAAGTGAGAAATGGAAATTTAGATATTTATTATGATAAGATATCTCCAGACAGATTAAGTGAACAAAAATCTCGCGAGGGATTAAAGGTGTTTGATTCTGCAGGAGGGTCTTACAGTATTTTAGTAAATCCAGCAGAATCAAATGAATTCAATCCATTTTCACTCAAAGAAGTAAGATTTGCATTAAATTATCTCATCGATAGAAAATTAATTGTTAATGAATTAATGGGCGGATATGGGGCACCAACAGTTTCATACTATAGCCCATCAGATCCTGAATATGTCACAGTGCTAAAACAATTAGAGACATTCAATTTTAGATATAATCCTTCATTAGCTGAAGAAATAATTTCAAATGCATTAAACGAAAAGGGGGCTATAAAATCAGACGGACAGTGGAAGATAAATCAAAAACCAATTGAGATTACAGTTTTTATTAGAAGCGATGATCCAATAAGAAAATCGATTGGAGAGATCTTATCTTCAGAATTAAAAAAAATGGGATTTGTGGTGAAAAAGGATTTTGGTGATTTGAATAAAGCATTTGTTGTAGTGTATGGATCAAACCCTAAAGAATTGAAATGGAGTTTGTATACAGAAGGATGGGGAAGATCAGCATTTGTCAGATATGATTCAGTAGGATTGGCTCAAATGTACTCGCCATGGGTTTCAAACATGCCAGGATTTAACAATCCATCATTTTGGAATTACAAAAATGAGTATCTAGACAACATAACTCAAAAAATATACTCTGGAGATTTTGAATCCGAAGAACAAAGAGCAGAATTAATTCAAAAGGGAATTGCAGAGGGGATTGACCAATCTGTTAGAATTTTCATAGCAAGTAAGATTGATCAATATGTAGCAAATGAAAAAATGGATGGAATAGTTAATGATTTAGGAGCAGGTGTTCCTAGTAGATTCACTCCGATTAATTCTAGAAGTGAGCACAAAGAATTGTTGATAGGTGTAAAAGAAATCAATCAAGGATCTTGGAATCCAGTGATGGGATTAAGCGATACCAATAGTAGAAAAATATGGGGGATAATTTCAGACCCGATAACTTTCAAACATCCATTTACAGGAAAAACAATTCCCATTAGAGCAGATTGGGATGTTGAAACAGCAGGGCCAGATGGCAAAATCAAATTACCAAATGATGCAAAAATTTGGAACCCCATAGAACACAGATGGAATGAAGTATCACCAGACTCTCAAGCAACAAGTAAAGTTAGATTCAATTTTAAATTCAGCAATTGGCATGACGGTCAAAAAATGAATATGGATGATATTTTGCATTCATTGTATTTTACACTAGAGTGGGGGGTAAAAACAGATGAAAACGACAAAACGTATGATGCAGAATTTACTCCAATTGTCTCCCAATCAATTCAAACAATTATTGGAATCAAAGTTATCGATGAAAATACAATCGATGTGTACGTGAATTATTGGCATTTTGACAAAGGAGAAATTGCCGAATGGGCATCATTATGGAGTACTGTGCCATGGGAGATTTCAGCTGCGATGGAGCAAGCAGTTCTAGATGGTAAAGCATCTTTTTCAAGATCAGGGGCTACCAACAAAAACATCAGTTGGATTTCACTGATTGTTCCAAATGATGCTCAGATGATTAAAATATACTTGGATGAATTTAGTGAGAAAAAATTTATTCCAAAATCATTGGAATCATCTAAAATTGGTTTTGATTATTTTAACGGTAGATATAATGCAGCATCAAAATGGATTACAGAACACAATCACGCTGTAATTAGTAATGGACCATTTTATCTTAGTGCATATTCACCAGAATCAAGAACAATTACAGTCAATGCATTCGATGATCAGACATATCCTTTCAAAGAAGGTCATTGGGCAGAATTTGAAAGTACCGTATTTCCAGAGATAGTCAAGGTCAATGTACCAGACATAGTTGAAAAAGAAAGTGAGCTAAACATAGATGTAGAAACTATACATGCAGATTCACTTCTTTATTTTATTATAGGTAATAATAAAAACTCAACATTATCTGAAATAATTAAAATCGATAAAAACTTTACAGAGATAAATATCTCAGGGGAAGGAGTAGAAAAACTGGGAGTAGGTGCAAAAGATCTAAAAATATTTGCAATTTCCAATTCAGTACTAAAACCAGATTATTATTCTACAGGTTTCTTAGTGGTAAAGAACAAAGATACTTTACCAGAAATAAACCAAGTCAATATTGAATTTAATAGAAAAGATAATTTTGAAGCAATTTGGTTGATAGTAATTGGAATTTGTGTAATTATTGGTGTATCATATATTAAAAAAGAAAAAATCATTGATTAG
- a CDS encoding hypothetical protein (hypothetical protein Nmar_0617), which yields MNLQVLMFYQDDPKKCTAAKMVKFGIAKNIKKIGNKGLVLDPFSEKTLLPSDKSLINSIIGIDCSWTLADQAFSKKFNGIKRKLPPLLAGNPVNYSKLNKLTTAEALSASLFILGFRDDALAILDKFKWGHTFYELNQNLLDEYSKLESEDQIDIILKEYGLSNQ from the coding sequence ATGAATCTTCAAGTTTTGATGTTTTATCAAGATGATCCAAAAAAATGCACTGCTGCAAAGATGGTTAAGTTTGGAATTGCAAAAAATATCAAAAAAATAGGAAATAAAGGACTGGTTTTGGATCCTTTTTCTGAAAAAACTCTTTTACCTTCTGATAAATCTTTGATAAATTCTATAATTGGGATTGATTGCTCTTGGACTCTGGCAGATCAGGCATTCTCAAAAAAATTTAATGGTATTAAAAGAAAATTACCTCCATTACTTGCAGGTAATCCAGTTAATTACTCGAAATTAAATAAATTAACTACTGCTGAAGCCCTTTCTGCATCTTTATTTATTCTAGGATTTAGAGACGATGCACTTGCAATTCTTGACAAGTTCAAATGGGGACACACTTTTTATGAATTAAATCAAAATCTGTTAGACGAATATTCAAAACTTGAATCTGAAGATCAAATAGATATAATTCTAAAAGAATATGGTTTGTCTAATCAATGA
- a CDS encoding hypothetical protein (hypothetical protein Nmar_0619) — MLFGLKGIIPGGVSVDDFTAITNSSNMESQKILDEYVKNGIGTKSENKYYFHDGDKLRAAIELIKNGGPLDEISIILDWKDFEGLVAEILLSKNFAIIKNLILTKPRMEIDVIGIRLGVAMLIDCKHWKRYNSSALSTAVKKQIARTKHYILKTPGAIAVPVIVTLYHDKIDFIDRVPIVPIFQFSSFVDEFYGNLDQMNTLGSK; from the coding sequence ATGCTATTTGGATTAAAGGGAATAATTCCAGGGGGTGTTTCTGTGGATGATTTTACTGCTATCACAAATTCAAGTAATATGGAGTCACAAAAAATTCTTGATGAATATGTTAAAAATGGGATTGGAACAAAGTCTGAAAATAAATATTATTTTCATGATGGTGACAAACTCCGAGCTGCTATTGAACTGATAAAAAATGGTGGCCCTCTAGATGAAATCTCAATTATCCTTGATTGGAAAGATTTTGAGGGATTAGTTGCAGAAATTTTACTCTCTAAAAATTTTGCTATTATAAAAAATCTAATTCTTACAAAGCCAAGAATGGAAATTGATGTAATTGGAATTAGATTGGGAGTGGCAATGTTAATTGACTGTAAACACTGGAAACGATACAACTCTTCAGCCTTATCCACTGCTGTAAAAAAACAGATAGCCCGTACTAAACATTACATTTTAAAAACTCCTGGGGCAATAGCTGTCCCAGTAATTGTGACTCTATATCATGATAAGATAGATTTCATAGATCGTGTACCTATAGTCCCAATCTTTCAATTTTCATCATTTGTAGATGAGTTCTATGGTAATCTTGATCAAATGAATACGTTAGGTTCAAAATAA
- a CDS encoding hypothetical protein (hypothetical protein Nmar_0616), with protein sequence MKNILILFSILLFGGLILNANAQSANHVVINEVDTNPPGDDSKSISEWVELYNPTNSKIDISGWKIASTSGMKKTLSIPTGTFIESGKFLTFTFDSLWFTDNNEVVELKDKNGVSIDTTPLISDLKSDFTSWQRIYDGYDSDSVSDWKFVTSTAGSTNGKLTAVKETDALSITVSSAKSSYLFGETAIIQGKVSKQVFVEKPYFHSDEIIVKISGPSYDKTISLYPDLNLNYKTSFSLQQVLGINKGTYSVLVSYGGATSQTSFSVGDKLVVETIPEESTLSITTNKSQYFPGDTLSLTGITSKVIPFEGLKFTIKDPNGNIISTGSLYPTNGKFSTNIFLSTVNPIYGKYSVTAEYFDKGAISFFDLVKDIKEEKAISLWTDKDAYNLGETVTVTGRLNQLWIAFVDLGITQTKNISSTNTGGIIAPLKISDTLKISGDGSFTYSFKIPDNSNGLGDYTITVSKDIGTASKVIRAVTNSTGYVASTAPLSVSTDKAIYDLGDNMIIEGFIANPVTSSTLQNLPVKISVYHEDGSPLEIIGQKPATKTRMDNGIIVAYEFTAIPESSGRFTVQTKITPNAFAEGSYKIKAEYKGLVKSTLIGVVDPLKSNSGAVLSLNKQVYGLGEPVLLSGLVPTFGGSSVQISLTTPDGSVVNSGVTINNQRFSWSWTTPITEKPLAIKQDDRSVTKTNYGIYKIHVTTASANKDIFFKVSSNPESDSLSLSPIIVSTEKSLYKAGEKLKVVGNIIAKEQLSQGLIPQRVTIQVLDGEFPYKQIFESTVYPESGGTFQSLFELPVSVFTEGEYKIKAMYSGKKAEATFSVANDFAIGSDAKLSLLLATDKSEYYPGDTVNISGKPNKLIYIEKFDVSVIQKVDGSVTCGTFFCGKHLGPVTSIRPSSSGSFSHQFQIPNTQSSLGSYEITVDAGFATKSLMFNVVEKPIVVETKQSASILIEKVNRILDSQIRVLTSEKTDDDNVILPRVFSGSLITAKTDQSTVNLRVTSESGVCVIGPDETCLVKDSTRKPGQIYEVVSVDGVNLKIRYSGPDVYLEKFDILPESPDGFLPNAKWTVDIIKEEQASRFYYRINYSVLG encoded by the coding sequence ATGAAAAATATCTTAATTTTATTTTCTATTTTGCTATTTGGTGGGTTAATTCTTAATGCAAATGCTCAATCTGCAAATCATGTGGTGATAAATGAAGTTGATACCAATCCACCAGGGGATGATTCTAAATCAATCTCTGAGTGGGTAGAGCTTTACAATCCTACCAATTCCAAAATTGATATTAGTGGTTGGAAAATTGCATCAACTTCTGGAATGAAAAAAACACTTAGTATACCTACTGGAACATTTATTGAATCTGGAAAATTTCTGACATTTACATTTGATAGTTTATGGTTTACTGATAATAATGAAGTAGTTGAATTAAAAGATAAAAATGGCGTATCTATAGACACAACTCCCCTTATTTCTGATCTAAAAAGTGATTTCACATCTTGGCAAAGAATCTATGATGGATATGATTCTGACAGTGTATCTGATTGGAAATTTGTAACTTCTACCGCTGGCTCTACAAATGGAAAATTAACAGCAGTAAAGGAGACTGATGCTCTTTCTATAACTGTATCTTCTGCAAAGTCTTCATACTTGTTTGGTGAAACAGCTATCATTCAGGGAAAAGTGTCTAAACAAGTATTCGTAGAAAAACCTTATTTTCATTCAGATGAAATTATTGTAAAGATCTCTGGTCCAAGTTATGACAAAACGATATCACTTTATCCAGATCTGAATTTGAATTATAAAACTTCATTTAGTCTTCAACAGGTCCTTGGAATTAACAAGGGTACTTACTCCGTTTTAGTAAGTTATGGTGGTGCAACATCTCAAACAAGTTTTTCAGTCGGTGATAAACTTGTTGTTGAAACAATACCTGAGGAAAGTACCCTTAGTATTACAACTAACAAATCTCAATATTTTCCCGGTGATACTCTGAGTCTAACTGGAATCACTTCCAAAGTTATTCCATTTGAGGGACTAAAATTTACAATAAAGGATCCGAACGGAAACATTATCTCCACTGGAAGTTTGTATCCAACAAACGGTAAATTTTCTACAAACATATTTCTAAGTACTGTAAATCCAATTTATGGCAAGTATTCTGTAACTGCCGAATATTTTGATAAAGGTGCAATTTCATTCTTTGATTTAGTAAAAGACATCAAAGAAGAAAAGGCAATCTCTTTGTGGACCGATAAAGATGCTTACAATTTGGGTGAAACCGTAACCGTAACTGGTAGATTGAATCAACTTTGGATAGCATTTGTTGATCTAGGCATTACTCAAACTAAAAACATCTCATCAACAAATACTGGTGGTATAATAGCACCATTGAAAATTTCAGATACTTTGAAAATATCTGGAGATGGTTCTTTTACCTATTCCTTCAAAATTCCAGATAATAGCAATGGTTTGGGTGATTACACAATAACTGTATCTAAAGATATTGGAACTGCCTCAAAAGTAATTCGTGCTGTTACTAATTCCACAGGATATGTTGCAAGTACTGCCCCTCTTTCTGTTTCAACTGATAAGGCGATTTATGATTTAGGTGACAATATGATAATTGAAGGTTTTATCGCAAATCCTGTTACTAGCTCCACTCTTCAAAATCTCCCAGTAAAGATTTCTGTGTATCATGAAGATGGTAGTCCATTGGAAATCATAGGGCAAAAACCTGCCACTAAAACAAGAATGGATAATGGGATTATAGTTGCATATGAGTTTACAGCAATCCCTGAATCTTCTGGAAGATTTACAGTGCAAACAAAAATTACTCCAAATGCATTTGCTGAAGGCTCTTACAAAATCAAAGCTGAATATAAAGGACTTGTAAAATCGACTTTAATCGGAGTTGTTGATCCCTTGAAATCTAACAGTGGAGCAGTACTCTCTTTGAATAAACAAGTTTATGGATTAGGCGAGCCTGTTCTTTTATCTGGATTGGTTCCTACTTTTGGTGGAAGTTCTGTTCAAATTTCACTTACCACCCCTGATGGTAGTGTTGTTAATTCTGGTGTTACCATTAATAATCAACGATTCTCTTGGTCTTGGACTACTCCGATCACTGAAAAACCACTGGCAATAAAACAAGATGATCGTTCTGTAACAAAAACAAATTATGGAATTTATAAAATCCATGTAACTACTGCTTCTGCTAACAAAGATATTTTCTTCAAAGTATCTTCAAATCCAGAATCTGACTCTTTATCCTTATCTCCAATAATAGTTTCAACTGAAAAGTCTCTATACAAGGCTGGAGAAAAATTAAAGGTTGTTGGCAATATAATTGCAAAAGAACAACTCTCTCAAGGATTAATTCCACAAAGAGTAACCATCCAAGTACTTGATGGTGAATTCCCATACAAACAAATTTTTGAATCAACCGTATATCCAGAAAGCGGTGGGACATTTCAAAGCTTATTTGAATTACCTGTGAGTGTTTTCACTGAAGGTGAATACAAAATTAAAGCCATGTATTCCGGTAAGAAAGCAGAGGCTACATTCAGCGTTGCAAATGATTTTGCTATAGGTTCTGATGCAAAATTATCTCTTTTACTAGCTACTGATAAATCTGAATATTATCCGGGTGACACTGTAAACATATCTGGTAAACCCAACAAGTTAATCTATATTGAAAAATTTGATGTTAGTGTAATTCAAAAAGTAGATGGCTCAGTAACATGTGGAACATTTTTTTGTGGTAAACATCTAGGTCCAGTAACCTCGATTAGACCTAGCTCATCTGGATCATTTTCACATCAATTCCAAATTCCTAATACTCAATCAAGTTTAGGATCATACGAAATAACAGTTGATGCCGGCTTTGCTACAAAATCTTTGATGTTCAACGTAGTAGAAAAACCAATTGTCGTAGAAACCAAACAATCAGCTTCAATTTTGATTGAAAAAGTCAACCGTATTTTAGATAGTCAGATACGAGTTCTTACATCTGAAAAAACCGATGATGATAATGTGATATTGCCACGAGTATTTTCTGGTTCATTAATTACTGCAAAAACTGATCAATCCACCGTCAATCTCAGGGTCACCTCTGAGTCTGGAGTTTGTGTTATTGGACCTGATGAAACCTGTCTTGTAAAAGATTCTACCAGAAAACCTGGACAAATATATGAAGTTGTATCTGTTGACGGTGTTAATCTAAAAATTAGATACAGTGGTCCTGATGTTTACCTTGAAAAATTTGATATCCTTCCAGAATCCCCTGATGGATTCTTACCTAATGCAAAGTGGACTGTAGATATCATCAAAGAAGAACAAGCATCCCGATTTTATTATAGAATCAATTACTCTGTTTTAGGGTAA